The Glycine soja cultivar W05 chromosome 3, ASM419377v2, whole genome shotgun sequence genome window below encodes:
- the LOC114406377 gene encoding 40S ribosomal protein S6-like codes for MNSSLSDGFLVAGKKVSKAPKIQRLITPLTLQRKRARIADKKKRIAKAKSEAAEYQKLLASRLKEQRELRSESLAKRRSKLSSVAKQSATA; via the coding sequence ATGAATTCAAGTCTCAGTGATGGATTTTTGGTTGCAGGGAAAAAGGTGAGCAAAGCTCCAAAGATTCAGCGACTCATCACTCCACTGACACTGCAAAGGAAGCGGGCAAGAATTGctgataagaagaagagaattgcAAAGGCAAAATCTGAGGCAGCAGAGTACCAGAAACTTCTTGCCTCCAGATTGAAGGAGCAGAGGGAACTCCGCAGTGAGAGTTTGGCAAAGAGGAGATCCAAGCTTTCCAGTGTTGCTAAGCAATCTGCCACTGCATAG